In Vibrio sp. STUT-A11, a genomic segment contains:
- a CDS encoding hybrid-cluster NAD(P)-dependent oxidoreductase, whose product MFFEWQGNQPVTLRCIDKYFETHDTVSIKLAELTESLLFQFKPGQFINLGVEIDGKLEFRAYSISSVNEDDHLQLTIKRVAGGKVSNYIVDSLLLGDTVQALPPAGEFNCIDHPPVLRNGETKALLISAGCGVTPVFSMAKHWLSNQGENDIDVDIEFLHIARSPEETIYYDQLETFDAVYPNFHLKLLLKNREGTSHPQGRLNADWLQTLVPDFKQRTVYLCGPSQFMQDVHAYLSELGFDMANFYQESFTPAASETVASEPAVVSDETASVSVPDFSRTLDAQKGQVLADVLEGAGLPLIVACRSGICGSCKCKVGKGSISSTSQETLTPEEIEQGYVLACSSTIEADLEVQIG is encoded by the coding sequence ATGTTTTTTGAATGGCAAGGCAACCAACCAGTCACGCTCCGTTGTATCGACAAATATTTCGAAACACACGATACCGTCAGCATCAAGTTGGCCGAATTAACCGAGTCACTTCTGTTTCAATTTAAACCCGGTCAGTTTATTAACCTGGGTGTCGAAATTGATGGAAAATTGGAATTTCGTGCCTATTCAATCAGCTCTGTTAATGAAGATGATCACCTTCAACTTACTATCAAGCGTGTAGCTGGCGGTAAAGTCTCTAACTACATCGTTGACTCGCTGCTGCTCGGTGATACCGTTCAGGCTTTGCCACCAGCAGGCGAATTTAACTGCATCGACCACCCACCCGTTTTACGTAATGGCGAAACAAAAGCGCTGCTGATCAGTGCTGGTTGCGGCGTCACGCCCGTATTTTCGATGGCAAAACACTGGTTGAGTAATCAGGGTGAGAATGACATCGATGTGGATATTGAATTTCTTCATATTGCGCGTAGCCCGGAAGAGACGATTTACTATGATCAGCTAGAAACGTTCGATGCTGTGTATCCAAACTTCCACTTAAAACTGTTGCTGAAAAATCGAGAAGGCACCTCGCACCCGCAAGGCCGTTTGAATGCAGACTGGCTGCAAACGCTTGTTCCTGATTTCAAACAACGCACGGTATACCTTTGTGGACCAAGCCAGTTCATGCAAGATGTTCACGCTTATTTGAGTGAACTTGGTTTTGATATGGCGAACTTCTACCAAGAGAGTTTTACACCAGCGGCCAGCGAAACAGTAGCCAGTGAGCCAGCGGTTGTGTCCGATGAAACCGCCAGTGTCTCCGTCCCTGACTTTAGTCGAACCCTCGACGCACAAAAGGGGCAGGTACTGGCCGATGTACTTGAAGGTGCAGGTTTACCGTTAATCGTGGCTTGTCGCAGCGGCATTTGTGGCTCTTGTAAGTGCAAGGTTGGTAAAGGCAGCATCTCTTCCACCAGCCAAGAAACATTGACGCCAGAAGAGATAGAACAAGGCTATGTACTCGCCTGCTCATCAACCATTGAAGCAGATCTTGAAGTGCAGATTGGTTAA
- a CDS encoding class I SAM-dependent methyltransferase produces the protein MQASQLPLFFQHLETELAQAPNEIRRLFHGRGRRFEGLEQITCDWLQGQLIINLFKEVDDAFLAELKSGLNTLAESELWASKQGRTMVLQHRYADGAPSEVLVGELDARPVVEEIGLKYQLDIGRNQNFGLFLDMRYGRDWVRENAKHKNVLNLFAYTCGFSVAAIAGGADKVVNVDMAKASLSKGRENHKLNGHNTNQVSFMGHDIFKSWGKIKKSGPYDMIIIDPPSFQKGSFALTKDYKKILRRLPDLLAEGGQVMACVNSPSVTSEFLIESMQEEAPQLTFRERLDNPPEFMDVDSEAALKVLLFS, from the coding sequence ATGCAAGCATCACAACTTCCGCTGTTTTTTCAGCATCTAGAAACCGAGCTCGCACAAGCTCCAAATGAAATTCGTCGATTATTTCACGGCCGTGGCCGTCGTTTTGAAGGTCTAGAGCAAATCACTTGCGACTGGTTACAAGGTCAGTTGATCATTAACTTGTTTAAAGAAGTCGACGACGCGTTTCTCGCTGAACTGAAAAGTGGCCTCAATACGTTGGCTGAATCAGAGCTGTGGGCGAGCAAACAAGGCCGTACAATGGTACTTCAGCACCGTTATGCCGATGGCGCACCTTCAGAAGTGCTTGTTGGTGAGTTAGATGCTCGCCCGGTCGTTGAAGAAATCGGTTTGAAATACCAGTTAGATATTGGCCGCAACCAAAACTTCGGTTTGTTTTTGGATATGCGCTACGGCCGTGATTGGGTACGCGAAAATGCCAAGCATAAAAACGTGCTTAACTTGTTTGCCTACACTTGCGGCTTTTCTGTCGCTGCCATTGCAGGTGGCGCGGATAAAGTCGTCAACGTAGATATGGCGAAAGCATCGCTGTCGAAAGGTCGAGAGAACCACAAGCTGAATGGTCACAATACAAATCAAGTCAGCTTTATGGGGCATGATATCTTTAAGTCGTGGGGCAAAATTAAGAAATCTGGCCCGTACGATATGATTATTATCGACCCACCTTCTTTCCAAAAAGGCAGCTTTGCGCTTACCAAAGACTACAAAAAGATTCTGCGTCGATTGCCTGATTTGTTGGCAGAAGGTGGTCAAGTGATGGCGTGTGTGAACTCACCATCAGTGACCAGTGAATTCTTGATAGAAAGCATGCAAGAAGAAGCGCCACAACTGACGTTCCGCGAGCGTCTGGATAACCCGCCAGAGTTTATGGATGTGGACAGCGAAGCGGCACTGAAAGTGTTGCTGTTTAGCTAG
- a CDS encoding TIGR01621 family pseudouridine synthase, whose translation MFDILHTHQDFLIINKHPNVSVHKDDGDTMLLQEVAKQSGDEQLYLVHRLDKMTSGILLLGRNVKAASALSQAFADRQVEKFYLAIGSKKPKKKQGLVIGDMERSRRSSWKLVNSKHNPAITQFFSLAAEPGERLFLCKPHTGKTHQIRVALKSVGSGIVGDPIYNAGSEADRGYLHAFSLCFQYQDEQYRFVCDPRDHKALGSKWHNEIVSQGLDSWLSPWELNWPTIK comes from the coding sequence ATGTTCGATATACTACATACCCATCAAGACTTTCTGATCATCAACAAACATCCTAATGTTTCTGTTCACAAAGACGATGGCGACACCATGCTGTTACAAGAAGTGGCCAAGCAGAGTGGCGATGAACAGCTTTATCTCGTCCATCGACTGGATAAAATGACGTCGGGTATTTTGCTCCTCGGACGCAACGTCAAAGCGGCCAGTGCGTTATCTCAAGCCTTTGCTGATCGACAAGTGGAAAAATTCTATCTGGCGATTGGCTCGAAAAAGCCGAAAAAGAAACAAGGTTTGGTGATTGGCGATATGGAACGTTCACGCCGTTCATCATGGAAACTGGTAAACAGCAAACATAATCCTGCGATAACACAGTTTTTCTCCCTTGCCGCAGAACCCGGTGAGCGCCTATTTTTGTGTAAGCCACACACTGGCAAAACGCACCAAATCCGCGTGGCATTAAAATCGGTTGGCTCAGGTATTGTCGGCGATCCAATTTATAATGCGGGTAGCGAGGCGGATCGTGGTTACCTGCATGCCTTTTCGCTCTGTTTTCAATATCAAGATGAACAATATCGCTTTGTCTGCGATCCGAGAGACCACAAAGCGCTTGGGAGCAAATGGCACAATGAAATCGTCTCTCAAGGCCTGGATAGCTGGCTTTCGCCTTGGGAATTGAACTGGCCAACCATCAAATAA
- a CDS encoding sodium-dependent transporter yields MAAAGSAVGLGNIWKFPYTAGEGGGGAFVAIYLIFVIFIGFSVMLTEFAVGRKTGRSAVGAFKSTDRRWTFTGVMGVLSGLLIMGFYPVVGGWALAYIFKVGGGLLSTPETIGDSFGGFISDPFQPLIWMAVYLFMNIFIVMKGISGGIEKAGKVLMPLLFLILIVVSIKGLMLPGAMAGVEFLFMPDFSEVNSSVVLAALGQAFFSLSLGMGCMITYGSYLKKKENVVQTTGMITAMDTGVAILAGIAMFPAMFAFGIEPAAGPGLVFVVVPQLFAEMGGLIGFLFAIMFFVGLTAAALTSSVSLLEVVVSYLIDEKGMKRSKAVLSASSVMAILCVFASLSLGGMGPTLFGTGAFDIFDLLTDKIFMAVGGMLLCIFAGWRLNRDELEKEITNDGKVAFPLFGLWYNLVKYVIPVAIAIVAFMGIKSGFDSGKGEIMVLGIVIIGLAAIFSKKL; encoded by the coding sequence ATGGCCGCAGCGGGTTCCGCTGTTGGCTTAGGTAATATATGGAAATTCCCTTACACGGCAGGAGAAGGTGGCGGTGGCGCATTTGTCGCTATTTACCTTATCTTTGTCATTTTTATTGGTTTTAGCGTAATGCTGACCGAGTTCGCGGTTGGTCGTAAAACTGGTCGATCTGCGGTTGGTGCATTTAAATCAACCGATCGACGCTGGACGTTTACTGGCGTGATGGGGGTGCTGAGTGGTCTGCTGATCATGGGTTTCTACCCTGTCGTGGGCGGTTGGGCTCTGGCGTACATCTTTAAAGTGGGCGGGGGCCTGTTGAGTACACCTGAAACTATCGGTGACAGCTTCGGTGGTTTCATTTCTGATCCTTTTCAGCCTCTGATATGGATGGCGGTTTACCTGTTCATGAATATTTTCATTGTTATGAAAGGTATTTCTGGTGGTATCGAGAAGGCGGGTAAGGTTTTGATGCCGCTTCTATTCCTTATTTTGATTGTCGTATCAATAAAAGGTCTGATGTTACCAGGCGCAATGGCAGGGGTTGAGTTCTTGTTCATGCCAGACTTCTCTGAAGTCAACAGCAGTGTTGTACTTGCTGCGCTTGGTCAGGCGTTCTTCTCACTAAGTTTGGGTATGGGCTGTATGATTACTTATGGCTCTTACCTGAAGAAGAAAGAAAACGTGGTGCAAACTACAGGCATGATTACTGCCATGGATACGGGCGTCGCAATTCTTGCGGGTATTGCAATGTTCCCGGCGATGTTTGCTTTCGGCATTGAGCCAGCAGCAGGTCCTGGTCTGGTATTTGTTGTTGTTCCACAACTGTTTGCTGAAATGGGCGGTCTAATCGGCTTCCTGTTTGCGATCATGTTCTTTGTTGGTTTGACTGCGGCTGCATTAACGTCGTCGGTTTCACTGCTTGAAGTTGTGGTTTCTTACCTAATCGATGAAAAAGGTATGAAGCGTTCAAAAGCAGTGCTTTCAGCAAGCTCAGTAATGGCAATATTGTGTGTATTCGCTTCTTTGTCACTGGGTGGCATGGGACCAACACTGTTTGGTACTGGCGCATTTGATATCTTCGACCTACTGACTGATAAAATCTTTATGGCTGTTGGTGGTATGTTACTGTGTATCTTTGCAGGCTGGCGACTCAATCGTGATGAGCTTGAAAAAGAGATCACCAATGACGGCAAAGTGGCTTTCCCACTATTTGGGCTTTGGTACAACCTAGTGAAGTACGTTATTCCGGTCGCGATTGCCATTGTTGCTTTCATGGGCATCAAATCAGGATTTGACAGTGGTAAAGGTGAAATCATGGTACTTGGTATCGTGATTATCGGTTTGGCAGCTATCTTCTCGAAGAAGCTGTAA
- the cls gene encoding cardiolipin synthase produces MDKFYHFLTLAGIGLYWLLVAGVTIRVVLKRRAVSVSLAWLMIIYILPVLGVACYFLFGELNLGRKRAERAKVMFAPFAEWFSQLNDCHAHMPETMGRHIYRIDELCNNRLGLPALSGNTLSLQQAPEQILHSIIEDIENAQTSIRMVFYIWHPGGLADSVASALIRASKRGVDVKLLLDSAGSPRFFRSPWYRMMKDAGIEVIQALEVKMWRIFLRRLDLRQHRKIIVIDDEIAYTGSMNLVDPAYFKQSSGVGHWIDIMVRITGPTVNVLSAIHCWDWEVETGERQLPKRPVCKIDSYQYQHPIQVVPSGPGMPEYLIYQVLTLAINQANRSVRITTPYFVPNTDLLETLKMTAQRGIEVELIIPHKNDSVMVQWASRAFYSELLTAGVKIYEFYGGLLHTKSVVIDEQFCLVGTVNMDMRSLWLNFEVTLAVDDEDFTKEMSSLQDSYIKQSYPVEKKVWDKRSLFSRFLERVFYLFNPLL; encoded by the coding sequence ATGGATAAGTTTTATCATTTTCTTACTCTTGCTGGCATTGGGCTATATTGGTTGCTCGTCGCTGGTGTCACCATCCGTGTGGTGTTAAAACGACGCGCCGTGAGTGTTTCGTTAGCCTGGTTAATGATCATTTATATTCTTCCGGTTCTTGGTGTCGCCTGTTATTTCCTTTTCGGCGAACTGAACTTGGGCAGAAAACGAGCTGAACGGGCAAAAGTGATGTTCGCCCCTTTTGCCGAGTGGTTCAGCCAGCTCAATGATTGTCACGCGCACATGCCAGAAACCATGGGACGTCATATCTATCGCATTGATGAACTGTGTAATAACCGTCTCGGGCTACCAGCACTCAGCGGTAACACACTCTCATTGCAGCAGGCCCCCGAGCAAATTTTGCATTCGATCATAGAAGATATCGAAAACGCCCAAACCAGTATTCGGATGGTGTTCTACATTTGGCACCCTGGAGGTTTGGCAGATTCCGTCGCCTCCGCGCTTATTCGCGCTTCCAAGCGAGGTGTAGACGTAAAACTCTTGCTTGATTCAGCGGGCAGTCCAAGATTTTTCAGAAGCCCTTGGTACCGGATGATGAAGGATGCGGGCATAGAAGTGATACAAGCATTGGAAGTAAAGATGTGGCGTATATTCTTGCGTCGTTTAGATCTGCGCCAACACAGAAAAATCATTGTTATTGATGATGAGATCGCCTACACCGGCTCAATGAACCTCGTCGATCCGGCTTACTTTAAACAAAGTAGTGGTGTCGGCCATTGGATTGACATTATGGTTCGGATTACTGGCCCAACGGTTAATGTGTTGAGCGCGATTCACTGCTGGGACTGGGAAGTCGAAACTGGCGAGCGTCAACTTCCGAAGCGACCGGTATGCAAAATCGATAGCTATCAGTACCAGCACCCGATACAAGTGGTACCGTCAGGTCCGGGCATGCCCGAATACCTCATTTATCAGGTTCTAACGTTAGCCATTAATCAAGCCAATCGTTCAGTGAGAATTACCACTCCATATTTTGTTCCGAATACGGATTTACTGGAAACACTGAAAATGACCGCGCAGCGAGGTATCGAAGTTGAACTTATCATTCCTCATAAAAATGACTCGGTCATGGTTCAATGGGCTTCTCGTGCCTTTTACAGTGAACTCCTCACGGCAGGTGTGAAGATTTATGAGTTTTATGGTGGCCTGCTGCATACAAAGTCCGTGGTTATTGATGAGCAGTTTTGTTTAGTCGGCACCGTAAATATGGACATGCGCAGCTTGTGGCTGAATTTTGAGGTCACGTTGGCCGTAGATGATGAAGACTTCACCAAAGAGATGTCATCTCTGCAAGACAGTTACATCAAACAGTCCTATCCAGTTGAAAAAAAGGTTTGGGATAAGCGGAGTCTGTTCTCGCGATTCTTAGAACGCGTGTTCTATCTTTTTAACCCTCTTCTGTAA
- a CDS encoding cystathionine beta-lyase — translation MSEGKKTKLITAGRDKKWTNGVVNPPVQRASTIVFDSVAEKNQSTINRANKTLFYGRRGTNTHFAFQDAMVEIEGGAGCALYPCGTAAISNTILSFVETGDHILMVDTCYEPTRDFCNVIMKKMGIETTYYDPMIGENIRDLIQPNTKVLFLESPGSVTMEVQDVPTLARIAHEHDIIVILDNTWGAGVNFSPFDHGVDISVQAATKYIVGHSDVMLGTAVASEKYWDQLREQSYLMGQCVSPDDVYLGLRGLRTLDVRLRQHAESSLKVAKWLEARPEVERVLHPGLESSPGHEFFKRDFTGGNGLFSFVLKTSYPKATTALLDGMKHFSMGYSWGGFESLILANEPKSFNSLRTVAHPHFEGTLIRLHIGLEDVDDLIADLEAGLARYNALILENEASLSK, via the coding sequence ATGTCAGAGGGTAAAAAGACCAAACTGATTACCGCAGGCCGCGATAAAAAGTGGACAAATGGTGTCGTTAACCCACCCGTTCAACGCGCTTCAACCATCGTATTTGACAGTGTTGCTGAGAAAAACCAATCAACCATCAACCGCGCAAACAAAACGCTGTTTTATGGACGCCGTGGTACCAACACGCACTTTGCTTTTCAGGATGCCATGGTTGAAATTGAAGGCGGTGCGGGATGTGCTCTCTACCCTTGTGGCACCGCTGCGATTTCTAACACTATCCTGTCTTTTGTAGAGACTGGCGACCACATTCTCATGGTTGACACGTGTTACGAGCCGACACGTGATTTCTGTAACGTCATCATGAAAAAAATGGGGATAGAGACAACCTACTATGATCCAATGATCGGCGAGAACATTCGTGATTTAATTCAACCGAATACCAAAGTACTTTTCCTCGAATCTCCTGGTTCAGTCACCATGGAAGTGCAAGATGTTCCAACTCTGGCGCGTATTGCCCATGAACACGATATCATTGTGATTCTCGACAATACCTGGGGTGCGGGGGTTAACTTCTCTCCATTCGACCATGGTGTGGATATTTCAGTACAGGCTGCCACCAAATACATCGTCGGTCACTCAGACGTGATGCTGGGTACGGCAGTGGCTTCAGAGAAGTACTGGGATCAGTTGCGTGAACAAAGCTACTTAATGGGACAGTGTGTTTCTCCTGATGATGTGTACCTTGGCTTGCGCGGCCTGCGTACTTTAGATGTTCGTCTTCGCCAACATGCAGAGAGCAGCTTGAAAGTCGCTAAATGGTTAGAAGCTCGACCTGAAGTGGAGCGAGTGCTTCATCCAGGACTGGAATCGTCGCCAGGCCATGAATTTTTCAAACGCGACTTTACCGGCGGTAATGGTCTGTTCTCATTCGTACTCAAAACATCATACCCGAAAGCGACGACCGCTTTGCTCGATGGAATGAAACACTTCAGTATGGGCTACTCTTGGGGTGGTTTTGAGAGCTTAATTCTTGCTAATGAACCAAAGAGCTTTAACAGCCTACGCACTGTCGCACACCCACATTTTGAAGGTACTTTAATCCGCCTTCATATTGGTTTGGAAGATGTTGATGACTTGATTGCTGATCTTGAAGCTGGGCTGGCACGATACAATGCCCTGATTCTTGAGAATGAAGCTTCATTGTCGAAATAG
- a CDS encoding DNA-3-methyladenine glycosylase I translates to MTEHISCAWAMNHPLEREYHDAEWGVPVYDDKVLFEFITLEGAQAGLSWITILKKREGYREAFEHYDLDVLEQHGEERAEYIVENYDVVKHRGKINSVFSNAKAAKQLIDEYGSLSDALWQFVEHKPVINQFQDMSEVPASTEQSKAMSKFLKKKGFKFVGETICYAFMQAVGMVDDHIVGCPCKTELSG, encoded by the coding sequence ATGACAGAACACATAAGTTGCGCTTGGGCGATGAACCACCCGTTGGAGCGTGAGTATCATGATGCCGAATGGGGAGTTCCCGTTTATGACGACAAAGTACTATTCGAATTTATCACGCTTGAAGGTGCGCAAGCAGGACTGAGCTGGATTACCATACTCAAGAAGCGCGAAGGCTACAGAGAAGCATTTGAACACTACGATTTAGATGTTTTGGAGCAGCACGGTGAAGAGCGAGCTGAATATATCGTAGAAAATTATGATGTCGTCAAACATCGCGGCAAGATCAATTCAGTGTTCAGCAACGCAAAAGCGGCCAAGCAGCTGATTGATGAGTATGGCAGTCTGTCAGATGCTTTGTGGCAGTTTGTTGAGCATAAACCTGTGATCAATCAATTTCAGGATATGAGTGAAGTACCTGCTTCAACCGAGCAATCAAAAGCGATGAGTAAATTTCTCAAGAAAAAAGGCTTTAAGTTTGTCGGCGAAACGATTTGCTATGCGTTTATGCAAGCGGTCGGCATGGTCGATGATCATATCGTCGGATGTCCGTGTAAAACGGAGCTGTCGGGCTAA
- the vmeI gene encoding efflux RND transporter permease subunit VmeI, producing MSEQNRVPQTDEDVTGIAAYFIKNHVISWMVSLIFLIGGIAAFLGLGRLEDPAFTIKDAMVVTSYPGATPQQVEEEVTYPLEKAIQQLMYVDEVNSISSRGLSQITVTMKNNYGPDDLPQIWDELRRKVNDLKGTLPPGVNDPQVIDDFGDVYGILLAVTGDGYSYKELLDYVDYLRRELELVDGVSKVSVSGTQQEQVFIEISMKKLSSLGLSPDTVFSLLSTQNVISDAGAIRIGDEYIRIQPTGQFQNVDELGDLLITEVGAQGLIFLKDVAEIKRGYIEVPTNIVNFNGSLALNVGVSFAEGVNVVEVGKVFDHRLAELKYQQPVGIEISEIYSQPKEVDKSVSGFVISLAQAVGIVIVVLLFFMGLRSGLLIGLILLLTVLGTFIFMKYLAIDLQRISLGALVIALGMLVDNAIVVVEGILIGTQKGRTRLQAATDIVTQTKWPLLGATIIAVTAFAPIGLSQDSTGEYCGTLFTVLLISLMLSWFTAISLTPFFADIFFKGQKIKQAEGEENDPYNGIVFVAYKKFLEFCMRRAWFTVVVLIVGLAASVYGFMFVKQSFFPSSTTPIFQLDVWLPEGTDIRATNDKLNELEHWLAQQEHVEHITTTAGKGLQRFMLTYAPEKSYAAYGEITTRMENYEALEPLMVRFRAHLNANYPEINYKLKQIELGPGGGAKIEARLIGSDPTVLRTLAAQVMDIMYADPAATNIRHDWRERTQVLEPQFNESQARRYGITKSDVDDYLSMSFSGMTIGLYRDGTTLMPIVARLPENERIDIRNIEGMKIWSPAKSEFIPLQQVTMGYDMRWEDPIVVRKNRKRMLTVMADPDILGEETASTLQKRLQPQIEAIEMPSGYSIEWGGEYESSGDAQESLFTTMPMGYLFMFLITVFLFNSVKEPLIVWLTVPLALIGVTTGLLALNTPFGFMALLGFLSLSGMVLKNGIVLLDQIELEMKSGKEAYVAVVDAAVSRVRPVCMAAITTILGLVPLLPDIFFKPMAVTIMFGLGFATVLTLVVVPVLYRLFHKVAVPK from the coding sequence ATGAGCGAGCAAAATAGAGTGCCTCAAACGGATGAAGACGTAACAGGTATCGCAGCGTATTTCATTAAAAATCATGTGATCAGCTGGATGGTGTCGTTGATCTTTTTGATCGGCGGGATCGCGGCATTTTTGGGGCTAGGACGTCTGGAAGACCCTGCGTTTACCATTAAAGACGCTATGGTGGTGACTTCATATCCCGGAGCCACACCTCAGCAAGTGGAAGAAGAGGTAACTTACCCGCTTGAAAAAGCGATTCAGCAGTTGATGTATGTGGATGAGGTGAATTCTATTTCGAGTCGTGGGCTGTCACAAATTACCGTAACGATGAAAAACAATTACGGTCCGGACGACCTACCACAAATCTGGGACGAGTTACGGCGCAAAGTTAATGACTTGAAAGGCACATTACCTCCAGGTGTGAATGATCCTCAGGTAATTGATGACTTTGGTGATGTCTACGGCATTTTACTCGCAGTGACCGGAGATGGTTACAGCTACAAAGAACTTCTGGACTATGTGGATTACCTGAGACGGGAGCTCGAACTTGTAGATGGCGTGAGTAAAGTATCTGTGTCTGGCACACAACAAGAACAGGTCTTTATCGAAATCTCAATGAAGAAATTGAGTAGTCTGGGCTTGTCTCCTGATACTGTATTCAGTCTCCTCTCAACTCAAAACGTTATCTCAGATGCTGGTGCGATCAGAATTGGTGATGAGTATATCCGTATCCAACCAACCGGGCAGTTCCAGAATGTCGATGAGTTGGGTGATTTATTGATCACTGAGGTGGGTGCTCAGGGGCTGATTTTCCTTAAAGACGTGGCTGAAATTAAACGTGGCTACATTGAAGTTCCAACGAACATTGTTAATTTCAATGGCAGCTTAGCACTGAATGTCGGTGTTTCGTTTGCAGAAGGCGTCAACGTTGTAGAAGTGGGGAAAGTGTTTGATCACCGACTTGCTGAGCTGAAGTATCAACAACCTGTCGGAATTGAGATTTCAGAAATTTACAGTCAGCCGAAAGAAGTGGACAAATCAGTCAGCGGATTTGTTATTAGTCTTGCACAAGCGGTTGGGATAGTGATCGTCGTATTGCTGTTCTTTATGGGTCTTCGTTCTGGATTGCTTATCGGTTTGATCTTACTGCTAACCGTTCTTGGTACCTTCATATTTATGAAATACCTCGCGATTGATCTGCAGCGTATTTCTTTAGGGGCTCTGGTTATCGCGCTGGGGATGCTGGTGGATAATGCCATCGTCGTTGTTGAAGGGATATTAATAGGTACGCAAAAGGGAAGAACGCGCTTACAAGCGGCAACCGATATTGTTACCCAAACTAAATGGCCTTTGCTTGGTGCCACGATCATTGCGGTCACCGCCTTTGCGCCAATTGGGCTCTCGCAGGATTCAACTGGTGAGTACTGTGGTACTTTATTTACCGTACTGCTTATCTCTTTAATGCTGAGCTGGTTCACTGCGATTTCTTTGACGCCATTTTTTGCGGATATTTTCTTCAAAGGCCAGAAGATTAAGCAAGCAGAAGGCGAGGAGAACGACCCGTATAATGGGATTGTCTTTGTTGCCTATAAGAAATTTCTCGAGTTCTGTATGCGCCGAGCCTGGTTCACCGTTGTAGTGTTAATTGTAGGGCTTGCGGCCAGTGTGTACGGATTTATGTTTGTAAAACAGTCCTTCTTCCCATCTTCAACAACACCGATTTTTCAGTTGGATGTTTGGTTACCTGAGGGGACGGATATTAGAGCAACCAATGATAAGCTGAACGAACTTGAGCATTGGTTAGCGCAACAAGAACATGTGGAACATATTACGACGACGGCAGGGAAAGGCTTGCAGCGCTTCATGTTGACGTATGCGCCAGAGAAGAGTTATGCCGCCTATGGTGAAATCACCACACGAATGGAAAACTATGAAGCGCTAGAGCCATTGATGGTACGTTTCAGAGCGCATTTAAATGCCAACTATCCAGAGATAAACTACAAACTTAAACAAATTGAGTTAGGCCCGGGAGGTGGTGCGAAAATAGAAGCGCGCCTTATCGGTTCTGACCCAACGGTGCTTCGCACGCTGGCCGCTCAAGTAATGGATATCATGTACGCTGACCCTGCCGCGACGAATATTCGACATGATTGGCGAGAGCGTACACAGGTGCTTGAGCCGCAGTTTAATGAGAGCCAAGCTCGCCGTTACGGCATCACTAAGTCAGATGTTGACGACTATCTCTCCATGTCTTTTTCGGGTATGACCATTGGTCTTTACCGTGATGGGACGACGTTGATGCCAATTGTGGCTCGATTACCTGAAAATGAACGGATCGATATTCGTAATATCGAAGGCATGAAAATCTGGAGCCCGGCGAAAAGTGAGTTCATACCGCTACAACAAGTCACGATGGGTTATGACATGCGTTGGGAAGATCCAATCGTCGTGCGTAAAAACCGTAAACGTATGCTCACAGTGATGGCTGATCCAGACATATTGGGTGAAGAAACGGCTTCAACATTGCAAAAGCGTCTACAACCCCAAATTGAAGCAATTGAGATGCCATCGGGATACTCTATCGAGTGGGGAGGAGAATACGAGTCATCAGGTGATGCTCAGGAATCGTTGTTTACGACAATGCCAATGGGCTACTTGTTCATGTTCCTTATTACTGTATTCCTGTTCAACTCGGTCAAAGAGCCACTGATAGTCTGGCTCACTGTACCTTTGGCATTGATCGGGGTTACAACGGGTTTGTTGGCACTGAATACACCATTTGGTTTTATGGCATTGCTTGGTTTCTTAAGTCTGTCGGGTATGGTGTTGAAGAACGGTATCGTTCTACTCGATCAAATCGAGCTTGAGATGAAGTCAGGTAAAGAAGCCTACGTTGCGGTTGTTGATGCCGCTGTGAGTCGTGTCCGCCCGGTATGTATGGCGGCCATCACGACTATTCTTGGTTTAGTTCCGCTTTTACCCGATATTTTCTTCAAGCCAATGGCGGTGACAATCATGTTCGGTTTAGGCTTTGCGACGGTATTGACTTTGGTTGTTGTACCCGTGTTGTACCGTCTTTTCCACAAAGTAGCTGTACCGAAATAG